A portion of the Citrobacter rodentium NBRC 105723 = DSM 16636 genome contains these proteins:
- the ghoS gene encoding type V toxin-antitoxin system endoribonuclease antitoxin GhoS: protein MASGEIKRYVITVKFHEDSLTQINELNNHLTRAGFLLTMTDDEGNVHELGTNTFGLISAQSPQEVEALTTGLAESAIEKTPEVTVVSWEEWKKDQQ from the coding sequence ATGGCCAGTGGAGAAATCAAGCGATACGTCATTACCGTGAAGTTTCATGAGGACTCGTTGACGCAAATCAACGAGCTGAACAATCATCTTACCCGCGCCGGATTTTTGCTCACCATGACGGATGATGAGGGCAACGTCCATGAACTGGGAACCAATACGTTCGGCCTTATCAGCGCGCAAAGCCCGCAGGAGGTCGAAGCGTTGACCACAGGGCTTGCCGAAAGCGCGATTGAAAAGACCCCGGAGGTCACGGTGGTCAGCTGGGAGGAGTGGAAAAAAGACCAGCAATAA